TTTCATATTCAACCAGTCCATTTTCAACAAGTGTTCTTCCAGTCGAAACGATATCAACAATTCGATCTGCTAGACCGATAAGTGGTGCTAGCTCAATCGAGCCGTTCAATTTAATTATTTCAACTTGCTCTCCCTTTGCGCGGAAGTAACTGGATGCGACATTTGGATATTTAGTAGCAACCTTTGGAGCAACATCATTTAACACTGCATTCGGAAGACCCGCAACAGCGAGATAACACTCACTAATATGTAAATCGAGTAACTCATAAACATCCCGCTCTTCTTCCAGCATGACATCCTTTCCCGCTATTCCAATGTCAGCGACACCGTGCTCCACATAGGTTGGGACATCCATAGGCTTCGCTAGAATAAAACGAATGCCCTCTTCTTCCACTTCAATAATCAGTTTTCTCGATTCATCAAAGTCTGGAGGGATTTGATAACCTGCCTTTCGTAAAAGTTCAACCGCTTCTTCAAAAATTCTTCCTTTTGGCAGTGCAATCGTTAACCATTCAGCTGTCATGCGTCCCTCCTCCTTT
The window above is part of the Bacillus carboniphilus genome. Proteins encoded here:
- the hisG gene encoding ATP phosphoribosyltransferase, which gives rise to MTAEWLTIALPKGRIFEEAVELLRKAGYQIPPDFDESRKLIIEVEEEGIRFILAKPMDVPTYVEHGVADIGIAGKDVMLEEERDVYELLDLHISECYLAVAGLPNAVLNDVAPKVATKYPNVASSYFRAKGEQVEIIKLNGSIELAPLIGLADRIVDIVSTGRTLVENGLVEYEKIVSITSRLIVNPVSYRLKDRMVHDMVHRLSEVVGEK